The sequence below is a genomic window from Coffea arabica cultivar ET-39 chromosome 8e, Coffea Arabica ET-39 HiFi, whole genome shotgun sequence.
tcatcTTACTATGTTTATATGTATAAGTATACAAATGTTATGATACAAATGTTATTTTGTATATAATCATAAAGATATGTCATTGTCAttacaaattttaaaacttcaaagaaattgaaatataaTTCCTGAAATATAATAAGCAAATAAGATTATGTAAGAAATATGAGTATTTCTCagaatattttttgaaatatacaAAATATGGAATTTTTTTGAGTTATATATAGAACGAGTATAATATGAATATTTACTGACTAGACCATGCACaattttgtgatattttttagAATGATGTCAtacaaattaactaatttcagAGATGGAAAGCATCTATGAGTAATTAAACTTTTATCTAAAAATCTAAATTAAGTTAATCAGGTTACAGCAAAGCATCAATACTTAAAACGAAAATAAAGTAATCATTCTTGAAAAATGACTAATTGAATGAGCACACATTATTTTGCGTTCCCATTCCCAACGGCAGTCGTTGGAAGGGCTCAAGCGCTAATTTTCTGAAAAACTATATAGTTAATTTGgaataaatatctaaatatgAGGATGTATGAATTGTGATCGTATGTATTAATGTGGGGATTCAACACAAAATTTGGATGTATACTAAAGTAGTACCCTTTGATTAACTGTAAAGATTGACGTTATAATTATTTTAACATTACAAAATTGAGAATATGACACTTTAATGGgacggaggaggaggaggaagcagCAAGAAAGCCGTAACAATCAATGTGATGCCAGAAATAACTTCAAACTTCTGGTCGGCATCTTGAAGTTCCGAAGGTTCTGGAGTAGAACTCCCTGCAAAGCCCTCGTCACAAGAATCAGCATCGGCATTAGCAGCAGAGACGTAGCCACCTGATTCCCTGGGATTGCCAGCGTTCAAGGCATTCCTCCCCTGATCCAGTTGTTTAATGGAATCGTTATAAAAACCCTGGCATGATTTGAGCTGCGCCTTCAGTTTTGGATCAGTTGCTTTCTGCAGGAGGGATCCGATCAATGTTTGCGTGGTTTTAGCCTGGGATTCTGCTGCGTCAAGTGAAATAAATCCTAGGTCTTTGAGAGTAGCGTTACGGGAACGAGGATCGGAGCTTAGGACTTGTAAACACAGAGGAGGGTTGGATGATCTGCTGCAGACGAAATTAAGCAGATCCCTTGATGCTTTGATGCTAGGATTTGCATGGGTGGTACGGCTGCTGCAGCCTGCCGCAATTGTTACCAGAAGAAATGCAAGAAAGTGTTTTCTTGGGGAGAAGGATTCTGAAATTGCCATTGGCTTGTTTCTCACTAGTACAAGTTACTTGTTATTCTTTGAAAATGCAAAACGTAAATGAGTGAATAAATAGGCATAACGCCTTAAAAAAAAGTAATCTCAAGATTTTATCGGAATTAAATGCTCAATCTTCATATAATAGAAACATCATCTTGTTATGTATTGCTAATGACTGcttctttttgaattttcttaaTGAAATCTTTGATTTAtgcttttcatgttttaatGTGCAGATGTACATGGACAGCTTCCCTTTTTATTTCCTAATTTAAGTCTcaatcaaacttttttttttcaaaaggagTTTTAAAAATTTACTCTCTGAAATCCCATCAAATATTTATTGACTAAGCATATTAAGTACTAAAATTCTAACAtactacaataattttttcccCAAAGTATTACATCCTAAATTGCTTATTTTTTTGGTTCATAATTGCTGAGGAGTTGGACGAtaaatttctgaaaaatttcCCTTCTTGTGCTTACATGTGCCTCTTCCATCtgttctctttttgaacctttatttattagatttgatatttggtttcaCTCAGATTCTGATTTCATTCAAAATGGATTGGAAAAGCCAAAGACAAAGCGATAGAGGTGAAAATTGGAGGAAATTTCTTCCGTCTAATTAGTTATTAAAGTACTTATTTACCAAAACCCTATTTCCACCATATATTTCTAAATTAATTAGGACACAACCCTATCAAAAGTAATGAACtctttaccccaaaaaaaaagtaaaaagagcGTGATTAATTTGCCTGTGTGCACGGGCCTAAACATAGTGAAAACTCAATCATGAGAttcttttccttaattttttgGGTTCTTTTTCTTAAATTCCCTGGTATAATCTTTGATTGATGCTTTCCATGTTTGGAATAAATAAATACTGAACACAGAAATCGTGCAAAGGATTAAAGAGAAATAACCATCATAAAGGATTAtatccaaaattagaaaaaaaaaagacaaataaatGAAGTTAAAAGAGCCAAAATGTTGTGGTATTGGCTTTTAAGGGAAGGGTTAGAGAATCTTTTTGTACTATTCATGATCAGCAAGGTGCATTCATTTTCCTGTTTTAATGCTTAGTACTCTTGTAAATCTTAAAGAATACGGTGTACCACTCAAATATTGAAATTAGTGCATGGCAAGtctatttttcatatttttatgcTTCACTTCAGAGATgagaaaatttccaaattatGATAGTTTTTAAAAAGAAATCCCAAACAGTGAGAGCCTTGAAAAAATTTGTCGAGCAAATGAATCTGTTATATGATTCATGAACTACATTTGATAGGTATGTAttaagtaaatcttatatacactgttagtatatacactatcatgaTTGGATGGATGATACATGagcaaaattttaatttcaaaattaaatttgcaCATGTGTTGTATATTTAATGACGATTgcatatacactgacagtgcatATAAGATTAGTCCATACTTACTAGATAAATTTTTCACCCTTTACAGATAGGTTTCAACAGTATCATCATTTGATCaccatttgagattttttttttttttttggctagatTCCCACTTTTTGGAGGGGGAGGGTTGAGTAGGATGATAAAATAAGAGGATTTGTAAATAAGAAATCCTGATTTCAAGACGTCTcactttaaaataaaataaaataaaagagtcCCACTTTTTGGAATTCATTGAAGAGATTGACATAAATGGTAGGTAGGTAGTTACACTCTCTTTCTTAAATCCCAAGTAATACATTTTCCAATTACAAACTAGTAAACTCAAGGATAACGAAATTAATTTCTTCAACGTCTGGAAAGATTCCTTCTATACATCTCGAGTGATCATATATCATTGAAGATTATGCTCTATACAATCTCAAGTGATCATATATCATTGAAGATTATTCTATACACAATCTCGAGAGTGATCATATATCATTGAAAGATTCCTTCTATACAATCTCGAGTGATCATATATTATTGAAGATTATTCTCTATACAATCTCAGAGTGACCGTATATCATTGAAGATTATTCTCTTATTGTTATTATAAGAAACGTACTTTTAAATCTTAATGAGACGTGCTTGTCGACTTAGAATCCATATACTGCAAAAGTAGTAGAGTGaaaattaaagggaaaaaaaggattgaagcaagatttaTCAGTAAATCATACTTTCTGAAAATTAACTTTCACAtgtcttctttttttaaaaaaaaaaaaaatctgttatCGTTACATTTTGCTTATTTCAAGTGAAGAGTGGTGAATTTAGAGCTTCGATTTGCGTTTTAAATATTTGAATAACATATATATCCTCTCAATTTCTTTAACAGCTTTTTCCAAGCTTCATTAATGACAAATTTAACAAAGCTAAAGTAAACTAGCAAAGCCGAATATCTGGTGATTATATATCAAGCTGCATAAATAGTCAGTCATTGCTTCTCTGCTCTATAATTCAGTCTCTGATTTCATGAGTTCAGATAAAGGTTTTCCAGTCCAACTTTTGGATGGAATTCCCAAATCGTTCTACCAGAGTCCAAATGCAATATGGATTTGAAAGAAAATCCTCGTAAATGCTACTGCCTGGAATTTTTTTACCAGTCCAATTTTGGATGAAATGCCAAAATTCTTCTTCCGGAGTCCAGATGCAATTTAGACTTGAAAGAAAGTTTGCCATTATACCAAAATTGATGTGGAAATTACTACTGGTCTGTGACAATATCATTAGTAACTATTCAAGGGTTCCTCTATATCAGTCCACTACTTGTTGCAAATTAATTAACTTTTAAGATTTGAATGCATGAGTCGTTCTGTACTTATTTGATGCACTTTTCTGCATGGCTTTTTTTAGATGCATGGAACCAAAGTTTGAAGTCCAAACCTATCCCTAGCTGCAGAAGAACAATTTTTCCGCTCTACCTGAAACAATCATATTAATTGAACCAGTGCAAGAGTTTTGTGCATCTTCTCGAAGATGTTTTTATGATGACTGCACTATTGATTGGTCTCCTTTGTCTTCCATGACTTGGGTATAGATTACTAAATCCCAATAAATTAAGACACTGTAAAACAAGGGCAAACTAAAGCATCTCAAAATCATAATTTTCATGAAGAAAATCACTTGCAATTCCAAGATATCACAAGAAGAGAAGAcgagaaaattgaaaagaggAGAAATTAACATTTCTTCTGATATATAGTAGTATTTATTTACCTAGCTaggaaatttttaagatatCATCTTTCTGTCCCTCCAAAGTAGTTGGAATTGCATCCGGATCAGTGTTTGAATTTTGCCTAGACAAAGCCATAGAGGTGGACTTGCGATGATAGGTTGTAATTCTATTTCCCTTTTCATCGTAAACAATTgcatcatcatcctcatccgGGACTCTGCATTTCTCTCCTAATATAATAGTCTTCTTCCAAATAGAATCCTCATGTTTCAATTTCTTATCTCTCTTTTTACTAGCGTAATCATCATGGACATTCTCCTGATCCCTCTTGGACGATTGTCTGGATGATATCCCAATCCCATTTCCCAGCGCCCTCATGCTCATAGTTTTAGGCAACTTTTTCCGGGATGAAGAAGAAGCCGTTGAATTCGACCGGTAATGGTGAGAAGTTGAACCTGATAAATGCTGGAATCCAGGTGGAGGTGGCAATGGTTGATgagaaagttcttcattttttgttgcattatcaGAATCCGACGATGATCCCGGGATTGTCAACGTTGTAACTTTCTCGGGTGGCGATCCGCCGTTACCAGACGTTGGTGAAGGAATATTTACAtccttattttctttaatttgattTTCAGCACCTGATGAAGAGGAGGAGGCTGTTGCCTTTTTTCGAGATAATGCACCACATAAAGATGAAACTATTGCAATTGTAGCGGCAATAGACGCAAGAAACAATGACATCGATACAAATGGATGGTTTTCTACAGCACTTTCACCTACGGGAAACTCCCTTCCCATATCTGTGGGGGAAAAATGGGGAGGATAAGAGGATccctctttttattttttttttccttcactttcttgTTCCTATTGATCTTAATTAACCTACTCTGTACAGATTCTAGGTTCAATTTCTTGAAAGAatctataaaaatttttttttttttttgaatgctgaAGGCAATGGTgctttaattactggaattgaaATGAAAGTTTTTGTTTAAATCTTCTCTTGCTCTCAGTTGGTACCCGAAACAAATTGCTTGAATTGAGGACTCCATGGCACAAAGGTGAGGCTCAAAACCAAAGTTTTTTCCTCGTGTTAAGCGTTTCTTTTGCTAGTTTTGGAATTCGCATCCAGCGCgtacaattttttcttttttctttcaagtTCTGCTTTTGGCGTATTTTTGTAAGTGCAATACATGGCAATTCTCACTACAGTTGAAAGGAGTAAGTCGACTGTCTCGAGTAATGAAGGCTACATATTTATGTTCACATTTAAAATTGTCTCCCTATCATTTTTCATTGAAGGGATTGTCTAACTAATTAGAGACGGATTTCACCACCATCTTCAAGtgcttttgataataaaaaaaattgaaaatccgGATTAATCAAGTGACACtgaaattttctaaacaaaacttGTTCCCAAAAGTAAGTGAcgagctattcacttatcacttaaatgtgattttcattaaaacatatcaaatttaatacttaataatttaataacttaataaattcaaactttagattttacattttagattttaattttaaaacttCAGTTTGATCGAACGCACCTCCTTTTAGAAAAGAGAGACGCCAGAGTTgtctttttaaaaaatgagtgtttggatacaaaacttatcccaaataatatttcgcttgcatcataaacacattttccaacccacctttttatattcccaaccacctttttatctcacatacatcacatcacaaaaagtgctacagtaattattccaaataatatttcaaataataccctatccaaacTGGTTCGAAGTTAAATCAAAGAAGGGTGTTCAATTTGATATTCAAAAAAACTCtcttctggtttttttttttttttttttaaaaaaagaactaGTGTAGCTAGAGTGTACCTTAAAATAGTTGAGGCATTGCCTTCAAGACCGAGTTCTTTTAGGACAGACATTAGTCAGACTATCGggaaatttttagtttgttctcaaattcttcctttttcttttgtataaGACTAAATTGTTTTTGGGCGGGGGGTGGGAGGGAAGTAGCTGAGGCATTTTAATTGGTCGTTCAAAATGAGCAATTGAGCGGTGCGTGGCCTAAAAGCAGCCCACTAAGGCAGTTTTATCATCATGTACTAACAACCATGGACTCATAGTCTCATGATTCTCATCTCTCACGTTAATGGCCCAACTCGTACGAATCCACCAAGCTCGTTCAGAATTTATAAACTCCACAAATTGTTAATTCTAAAATCGAGTTAACGAGGTTTCAGTCTAATAGTTAAAGAAAAAGTTTGAGACTCCAGGAAAATGTAGTACGTTAGAATCCGAGTACTAATAATGAATTCAGtataacttttttctttttattgtaaGTGGGAGGTCTTGAATTCAAGCCGACCTTACACTTAGGGTGCGCTTGATAAAACTAAAGtttgaaaactgaaatctgaaaattgaatccattaaattattgaattgttaatcAAATAcattgagtgtatatcacatttaataataagtaaatagtttatcacttattttggAGGAAAGTTTTGTCTAGGaaattcagtgtcacttaattaattcaaatgttcaaatTTTGATTATCAAACGCATCCgaacatattaagatctgaatcccTTCAATTTAAATACTGAATTAGATTATCAAACAAAGCCTTACACTTTTCCTCCCCTTGAATTTAGTGTAACTAATATTGGCATTCATCCCACAATCGTGAGTTTAGTGTAATGTTATTGAATTGTATATTTGTATCGATCCTTCCATTTTGTGTTAATTGTGTGTTAATTGTTCAAGTCTTACTCTTGGCATGAGCAGAAAAGTGAAAATCCTGAATTCAATGCTATGAGGTTCCGAATTTGAAACCTCCCTTttacactttaaaaaaaaaaaggcatgaagTTGGTCTCGGATTCACGTATTGTAAGCTTTACTtattaaaatgaaaattttcgcCTGTTCTTATCATGTTTCATCTGCTAATTTACTAAATTATCTTCTGATTCTATTTGTCAGAGGCTATGGATTTTCCGATACAAACAAAACTTAGATAAACTGTTAAAAGGAATTATGAGATGTCATGGGATTCTCAACCACAGAATTCTTTATTTTAGCTGGATTCATATCAACTAATTCAGTTCCTCACAAACATAATGTTAAGATTCTCCTCTTATCTTGTGCAATAGAATTTCACAGGGAATCTAGCTGATTACTTtgagctaaaaaaaaaatgaatttaaaacatCAAGAAAGGAAGTTCCAACAACcttcagttaaaaaaaaaaaaaaaggaaacaacgCTATACCTTAATAAATTGAACAAGCAACAGTATAGCTGAGTAGCAACTGATGAGGATAGAATCAACGAAAAGCCATAGATGATTGGTGATTGCTAATTAAATTTTAGCTCATGTTAAATTAGTATATACGACCCTTTCTTTTAATCCGGCAAGTAAAGACATGTTGGATTGTTCCTGTTTCAATTCAACCTCATAATGTGGAATCTTGATTCTAGTGTCTGCATAAGGGTTAGAACCAGACATGTGTCCATTGGAGAGTCGTTAGATTAGCAAGGAAAGAGAGTAGACAAGAAATTAAGTATAGAAAATGAGGACAGAACCTATGGGTACATGGAGCCTGGAGCTGCATTTGGTAGGTGAATGTAGTTGAAGATCTGACATGCTTCTGAAGATGCATGTTTCTGACGTTGTTGTTGTTTACGAGTAATTCATGAAGAAGTAGAAGAGGAAGGAGAATGAAGACCATATGATAATAACAGAAACAGAACTTTCCCTCCCTGCCTCTTGAAGGCTATGCTTGACTCCCAAGattagtttgattttgattttgatttccaGACTACAGTCTAATGTTTATTTAAATTTGGGTAAACTATCTATGGAGCTCCTACATAATtgcaagggataatttcagaaacctcctctgAGATAATATCACTCAACTCCGCTgaagtttttaaaatctcatTTATCTCCCTTGAATTAACATTTATTGTAACATTTTAGCCCCTTTGGAGGAAATGCAAGaaagataaaaattttattCCAGCACTACCCTTCTGTTATCTTACTTATAAAGTTTacaacaacaataaaaaataaaataaagttaaCTTTTTATAAGGTGTAAATTTCTTGacttaaattatttattttagttgttttggaacaaaacaaaatttacgCCTTGAAGAATTCATACATATGAagatattattttaattttcaatacAACTTAAACTACATCATGTATTAAAATGTATTTCCTAAAAACATTGCTTGACTTTCTTAAAACTGTCTACGAAAGTTTTCAAGGTGTTAATTATTCACCAAATTCTTCCTAAGTGGTTGATTTTAACTAGATTTAATTATCCACATTCTTTGCTGTCTCACCATGATCTCGACATAGAGAAATATAGATCATtattagataaaattttattttttgttttaaaaatttgattttgttttGACATTTTGGTTAAATAGTTATTAAAAGTAAGGGTAATATTGTCAATTTGTGACATTTGATAAGAATATTTAGTTTTGTCAAGCTGATAGGGGaggtaagtgagattttaaaaacctcaagagagcttagtgatattatgagaaacctcaaggaagatttctgaaattatccctaattttaattGTCAATTTTGACTCTTTATCTATTTCAAATCTTAAATTGACCCCTTAATAATACGATATGTTAGATTTTTATTCTTCCGTTTCTTTTCCACCATTCAAGGTGATAGATTTAATGGCCAGGCTCCAATGGTAGAAATGGactaaatgatcaaaatatgacttttttaaaattattattgAGGGGTCAATTTCAGATTTAAAATAGATGAGGGGCAAAAAACTATCTGTTGAAATAATTTAGGCATTCCCTAGATAGTTTACCCCtttaaatttaaaagaaaatctctatatccaaaaagaaagaaaaggatttCAGGGTGAAAGCAAGAATTGTGTAAGTGATAATTGGTTATTATCTTATAAATAAAAGATGGATTTCTCCAAGGTGTGCCTGGACTCTTTAGGCgactatatacatatatatatatatatatatatatatgtatatagtgCTAACCGGGCAGTCATCCGAAAAACTCGTAAAGACGTCAATTTAAAGAGCTTTCTAAAGTAGCTTTCAACCCAtttgggaagaaaagaaaagagtaaTAAGTTCTTAATTTTATGATGGTAGGAGTAGTAGAAAATTATTGCGGGATGCAAAACACAACTTGCCCAAAAGTTGTGTACAACCAACGACAAATGCAAATAGGAACCTCCCCAAAAGTTTCAGAATTTACTGTAGTAGCCTCTCAAGAGTCAAGACATTACTATGTACCTCAAAATGGATCTTTATGAATACAATTCTGTTCCCACAAGATATAACTAAACAAAGAGATTGTAAATAAGAAGGAATGCGAGAAGATAACCGTTTCTGATGCAACAGGAAAAAGagttccaaaattttcaaataatattttgtttaCATCGTAAATACATTTTCCGACTCACATTTTCTATTTTCAACTATCTTTTTATCtcgcatacatcacatcacaaaaagtaatatagtaattatttcaaataatactctatatTTGGATTGAGCTCCTCTATGTTTGgattggcttttttttttcagaaaatttttacgtttttcatgaacatattttttaattatatttttacctCACATAAATGAAATCACTCtaatactttttattttttaataaaaacttcaaaaaatagcaatccaaatgggttaaaaaaattaaagccTCATCAAAGATGTGAAGGCTAAAACAAAGAGTAAAAGCCTATGGAACCCTTGAACTATCATTATTGTTCACTTTTGATCCTTGATCTATTCTTGTCTCCGATTGGATCTTGAACAATTAAAAGTGCATAGTTTAAGAAATTCTAATCATTTTAAACATAAGTTCAACCAGAATCAAAGGGCACTTTTTTCCAATCTTAATCAAAAGTATGAGAGCTTAATAAAAAGTGTCGAGAATAGGAGTATAAGTCTTGAAAAGAgaaaatccttcatttttcttagattcttcattatatttctctgCAAAATTCCTAAATTCATTGATTTCAAATCTGAGTAGCGAAAGTTTTATCAGATTTTTTATGCACCTCTCAAgtatgaaatcaatgaatttaGGAATTTTGTAGAGAAATTTGATGAAGagtttaagaaaaatgaaggtTTCTATTTACAACTTCTACTCCTACCCTAGATGCTTTTGATTAAGTTCTCGATACTCTTGATTAATATTGGACAAAGAGGCCCTTCAATTCTGGCTAGACTTATGcctaaaatggccaaaaatcCTTAAACTATGCATTTTTAATTGTTCAGAAGCTAGCTGGAAACAAAAAAATAGATCAGGAACCAAAAATAAACAATGATGATAGTTTAAGGGTTTCCCTAGATTTGTTACTCCTAAACAAAAAAAGGGCACAAGGGCCACAAGACCTAGGAAACAAAGAACAAAACATACACAAAAAGTCATAAAGGGCATGAAACATTACATGGTTTATTTCCTACATTACTTATAAACTTTGTCACGTTGatcgtttggattgctatttttaggagtttctgttaaaaaaaaagtacgATAATAACTTGACATATGTGAAATAagaagtgattgaaaaatgtgttcaaggaaacataaaaattttttgatggaAAACTACAATCCATTAATTCAAAAAATGATTAGAAAAAGTATACTAAAAATGTTTTATAATActaaaaaaaagatagaaataGCTTTAGGAACCAAATATatggggaatgatgagaaaaaggaGCAAGAAAGGGACGTGAGTCCTCTCCCACTCCACTACCCACTCCACAGCCGACTTCTAAATTGCGGAAGAATTTGGGAAATTCACTTTTCTAGTGCAACTGCATGCTACGAGTGATATAGTACCTACCAAGAAGGTTCAATTTCCTTCCCCTGTCTAAAAagggggggaaaaagaagaagaagaagtagaaGAAACGCCCATCACGAAGTCCCTCTTGTCGATTTCTTGTGTAGCAATTTTTTGTTGCTGCTGCCAATCTATTTGATTAATTCAATGTATGAAAGCCGACAaattgaataaagaaaagggtGATGTGGGCTTTAGTGCTGTCAGATATATAACCAGAAACGAAGCAtagatatacatatataaaagcacatttttcttgacttcaatTGCTATTACTACTGGTATATATTCACTCTATCAAGAAATGTCCAGATTGTCTTCGGTATCACTTGTCTTTTAATAACACCCCATCTTTACTTTTTGATttgcttctttttcctttgtatCATAAAATACTGTTACTATACAGAGGTAATACAACAGATAAGCAATAGTATAGAATTTTACAAGTAAATTTGCCGTGACAGACAATACAAGTTTTAATATGGAGGAGAGCAATAACAGAAGCCAATTCAAGAGAATCTGTGTGTATTGCGGGAGCAATCCAGGCCACAGGAAAGTATTCAGTGATGCTGCTGTTGAATTGGGGAATGAACTGGTTGGTTGGTCTTACTTATATAGGATATCCTAGTCAAACAACCAATCTAGTCTTTTGTGTTGATTGACAGTTTTGTTTAAGGTTATGTTTGTTTTGTCAAAGGTTGAGTCTTTGTTTTGTGAAAACTGTGACAATTTCTGAATTGGGTTTTGATGTTTTTGACAAAGTCTCAATCCTAGCTGATAAAAGGGACTCTTGGGTTTTGACTTTTAACAAGAGAGTTAGAGAATCTTACACATTTTAGTACTAATGGAGTTCTGATATAGTCGGTGGTTCCTTTATTTAGTAAACTGGTTTCCTGCATTTGACAATAGGATTAAGGTTTAGGCTGGATTGATTTTTCTAAGGATCTTTATACTTTATTTAGACTCTGTTAGCAGTACTTCTCGTTGGATTGTTTCTTGTGCTTGGTTTGACTATATTTTGGGCCGAATGTTTGCCGTGTCTTGCTAATTTGACTTTGTAAATGGATGTTCATTTCAGGTGAGAAGAAAGATAGACTTGGTATATGGGGGCGGAAGTGTTGGATTGATGGGATTGATTTCCCAGAGAGTTTATGATGGAGGTTGCCATGTTCTTGGGTATGCAATACAATTTGGTTTGAATTGCATTATGTACTACTGTTTATTGGTATTATGCCTGGGGCTTTGTTTGTTCTACTGATGTGGTTTCACTATAATCTTGATTGCTCTTAACAAGCAGGGTGATTCCAAAAGCTCTCGTGCCTATTGAGGTACCTGCATTCACTCTGCAATATCATGCTTTTTCTCCTTCTCTTTCTGTTTTTTAATTGAGACAAACTTTTTCCCTTGCACTTGTTGCAATATTTTAAAGTGCTCAAGTATTCAGAGATCATATCAACATTTGTTAGTTACTCGTTTGATTATGTAAGTTACGCAATAAAATCTTAGCTGTTTCAAAGGTCATTGAAAGGGGAATGTGGTTCAGAATACATGGAATTCTTACTAGTCTCTTGCTGGTGGAACTGATTTTGAGACCTAGATGTAAACTTACAGTTGAAATTGGTTATTATTAACACAAGAAGCTAAACAGATATCTGGTGAAACTGTTGGGGATGTGAGAATCGCCTCCAACATGCATGAGCGCAAAGCTGAAATGGCTAGACATGCTGATGCATTTATTGCTCTTCCTGGTGAGTATGAAAGAAAGAGAACTGATAGGAAAATTTGTTGCTTAAAACAAACTTATGAAgtctatttattttgttttagggGGATATGGAACTATGGAAGAAACACTGGAAATGATAACATGGTCACAACTTGGCATCCATAAAAAGCCGGTCGCTCATCTGCTTTCACCTGTGAGTTCTAATGATATAAAGTGTTAGATTTCCGTATGATGACTAGTTGATTATTCTTACAGGTAGGTTTAATTAATGTGGATGGCTATTATAATTCCTTGCTGGCATTGTTTGACAATGGAGTTGAAGAAGGCTTCATCAAGCCAGGTGCTCGGCACATAGTCCTCGCTGCTCCTACAGCAGAAGAACTTCTAGACAAAATGGAGGTACTCGCCAGCCAtcctctgtgtgtgtgtg
It includes:
- the LOC113704957 gene encoding pectinesterase inhibitor-like; translated protein: MAISESFSPRKHFLAFLLVTIAAGCSSRTTHANPSIKASRDLLNFVCSRSSNPPLCLQVLSSDPRSRNATLKDLGFISLDAAESQAKTTQTLIGSLLQKATDPKLKAQLKSCQGFYNDSIKQLDQGRNALNAGNPRESGGYVSAANADADSCDEGFAGSSTPEPSELQDADQKFEVISGITLIVTAFLLLPPPPPSH
- the LOC113703099 gene encoding cytokinin riboside 5'-monophosphate phosphoribohydrolase LOG8-like isoform X1, giving the protein MEESNNRSQFKRICVYCGSNPGHRKVFSDAAVELGNELVRRKIDLVYGGGSVGLMGLISQRVYDGGCHVLGRVIPKALVPIEISGETVGDVRIASNMHERKAEMARHADAFIALPGGYGTMEETLEMITWSQLGIHKKPVGLINVDGYYNSLLALFDNGVEEGFIKPGARHIVLAAPTAEELLDKMEQYTPSHDHVAPHESWQLEKLGDYPSEQSPQ
- the LOC113703099 gene encoding cytokinin riboside 5'-monophosphate phosphoribohydrolase LOG8-like isoform X2, whose protein sequence is MEESNNRSQFKRICVYCGSNPGHRKVFSDAAVELGNELVRRKIDLVYGGGSVGLMGLISQRVYDGGCHVLGVIPKALVPIEISGETVGDVRIASNMHERKAEMARHADAFIALPGGYGTMEETLEMITWSQLGIHKKPVGLINVDGYYNSLLALFDNGVEEGFIKPGARHIVLAAPTAEELLDKMEQYTPSHDHVAPHESWQLEKLGDYPSEQSPQ